From a region of the Pristis pectinata isolate sPriPec2 chromosome 2, sPriPec2.1.pri, whole genome shotgun sequence genome:
- the elac1 gene encoding zinc phosphodiesterase ELAC protein 1, which yields MSVELTFLGTGSAYPSPTRGASAVALRYEGECWLFDCGEGTQTQFMRSQLRAGKISKVFITHLHGDHLFGLPGLLCTVSLQSSSLLNKQPVEIYGPVGLRKFLRTCMQLSHSQLVFPYVVHELVPTEDQCFPEEWRTPSVHSVDDQLHPQELQGTTIHLDPQEDCYNLLTHEQFIVKAFRLFHRIPSFGFVIEEKKRPGKLQTQKLKDMGIQPGPLYGKLKNGQPITLNNGMTVYPVDVLEAPIPGRKICILGDCSRIVGEKGKKLCIDADVLVHEATLNDSQSDKAEEHGHCTPKTAAEFAKLCKVKRLILTHFSQRYKPTGLTNEGDDDVLELKAQAELVLEGQEVTLAEDFMVIEIPFNKTKQQVIPAH from the exons ATGTCTGTGGAGCTGACGTTCCTGGGCACCGGCTCGGCCTATCCGTCGCCGACGCGCGGGGCCTCGGCCGTGGCGCTGCGTTACGAGGGCGAGTGCTGGCTTTTCGATTGCGGCGAGGGCACTCAGACCCAGTTCATGCGGAGCCAGCTGAGAGCAG GTAAAATTTCAAAAGTTTTCATTACTCATCTCCATGGTGACCATCTATTTGGTTTGCCCGGACTCCTGTGCACAGTGAGCCTCCAGAGTAGTTCTCTTCTAAACAAACAACCTGTTGAAATTTATGGGCCTGTTGGATTAAGGAAATTTCTGAGGACATGCATGCAACTTTCGCACTCCCAATTGGTCTTTCCATATGTAGTCCATGAACTGGTACCAACTGAAGATCAGTGTTTTCCGGAGGAATGGAGGACCCCCTCTGTGCACAGTGTGGATGATCAGCTTCATCCACAGGAACTACAAGGAACAACAATTCATCTTGATCCTCAGGAAGACTGTTATAATCTTTTGACCCATGAACAATTCATTGTAAAAGCTTTTAGGCTTTTTCATCGCATACCATCTTTTGGGTTTGTAATTGAGGAGAAAAAACGACCAGGAAAACTTCAGACTCAAAAACTAAAAGATATGg GTATTCAACCAGGACCTCTGTATGGAAAACTAAAAAATGGACAGCCCATCACTCTTAACAATGGAATGACTGTTTATCCTGTGGATGTACTGGAAGCTCCCATTCCAGGTCGAAAaatatgcattttgggagattgcTCAAGAATAGTGGGTGAAAAGGGTAAAAAACTTTGTATTGATGCAGATGTGTTGGTGCATGAGGCCACGCTAAATGATAGTCAGTCTGACAAGGCTGAGGAGCATGGACACTGCACTCCGAAGACTGCTGCAGAGTTTGCAAAATTATGTAAAGTTAAACGGCTGATCCTTACTCACTTCAGTCAAAGGTACAAGCCTACTGGCCTTACTAATGAAGGGGATGATGATGTATTGGAACTGAAGGCTCAAGCTGAGCTGGTACTAGAAGGACAGGAAGTGACTCTGGCCGAAGATTTTATGGTGATTGAAATTCCTTTTAACAAGACAAAGCAACAAGTAATCCCCGCACATTAA